In Rhododendron vialii isolate Sample 1 chromosome 9a, ASM3025357v1, the following are encoded in one genomic region:
- the LOC131300741 gene encoding dihydrofolate synthetase isoform X1 → MKLNKFLSRLSSICTPRCPPVSATASIASSNLRLYRYFSATSGDDSELKELTDYLNNLKNYEKSGVPRGAGTDSEEGFDLGRMTRLMELLGNPQSNFKSVHIAGTKGKGSTAAFLSNILRAEGYSVGCYTSPHIQTIRERISVGRSGEPVSVKALNSLFQRIKNVLDQAVQFESGRLSHFEVFTAIAFRLFAQEKVDIAVIEAGLGGARDATNVISSSDLAVAIITTVGAEHLDALGGSLESIAIAKSGIIKHGRPVVLGGPFLPHIEHILRDQASSLSSTVLSACDPGNKSAIRGFSKLYGKPCQSCDIVIQIEKDFQLFIELFDVRLSMLGSHQLQNAATATCASLCLRDQGLKVSDGSIRSGLEHTCLLGRSQFLTSEEAEALGLHGATILLDGAHTKESARALADTIEMTFPKAKLVLVVAMASDKDHSGFARELLSARKLEAVFLTEVDIAGDKSRMTSASVLKDCWIQASKEGGVDIVDNGVEDFRSSLDDQSVHSVVKPECKTILATERSLMTSMRVGNQILQARMGDQPGIIVVTGSLHIVSSVLRFIQQ, encoded by the exons ATGAAATTGAACAAATTTCTCAGTCGACTCTCCTCCATCTGCACTCCCAGGTGCCCTCCGGTTTCCGCAACTGCTTCAATCGCTAGCAGCAATCTAAGACTGTACCGATACTTCAGCGCAACCTCCGGCGACGACTCAGAACTGAAGGAGTTGACGGATTACTTGAACAATTTGAAAAACTATGAGAAATCCGGCGTCCCCAGAGGCGCGGGAACAGATTCCGAGGAAGGGTTCGATCTCGGAAGGATGACAAGGTTAATGGAATTACTCGGAAACCCTCAATCCAACTTCAAG TCCGTTCACATTGCTGGCACTAAAGGAAAAGGATCAACTGCTGCATTCCTCTCCAACATTTTACGAGCTGAAGGTTATTCTGTTGGCTGCTATACAAG CCCACATATTCAGACCATCAGAGAACGCATATCAGTTGGAAGATCTGGTGAGCCAGTATCAGTGAAGGCATTGAATTCACTGTTTCAAAGGATTAAAAATGTTCTTGACCAGGCTGTGCAATTTGAAAGTGGACGTCTCAGTCATTTTGAG GTTTTCACTGCAATAGCATTCAGGTTATTTGCTCAAGAGAAAGTAGATATTGCAGTTATTGAG GCTGGATTGGGTGGAGCACGGGATGCAACAAATGTTATCTCTAGTTCTGATCTTGCTGTTGCAATCATAACAACAGTTGGTGCCGAACATCTGGATGCACTTGGGGGTTCTTTGGAAAGCATTGCAATAGCAAAATCAGGAATAATCAAACATGGCCGTCCA GTGGTTCTAGGAGGACCGTTCCTTCCACATATTGAGCATATTCTTCGTGACCAGGCATCCTCATTGTCTTCAACTGTACTATCTGCATGTGATCCTGGGAATAAAAGTGCTATAAGAGGGTTTAGCAAGTTATATGGTAAGCCTTGCCAATCCTGTGACATAGTGATTCAAATTGAGAAGGATTTTCAACTG TTCATCGAGCTGTTTGATGTGAGACTCTCAATGCTTGGATCTCACCAACTTCAAAATGCTGCAACTGCCACTTGTGCATCTCTCTGCCTTCGTGATCAAG GTTTGAAAGTTTCAGATGGATCCATTCGCTCCGGTTTGGAGCACACATGTTTGCTTGGGAGAAGTCAGTTTTTAACATCTGAGGAAGCTGAGGCACTAGGACTGCATGGAGCCACTATATTGCTTGATGGAG CACATACCAAGGAATCTGCGAGAGCTTTGGCAGATACAATTGAGATGACGTTTCCAAAGGCAAAATTGGTTCTTGTGGTTGCAATGGCAAGTGACAAAGATCATTCAGGCTTTGCCAGAGAACTACTTTCAG CTAGAAAACTGGAGGCTGTATTTCTGACAGAAGTCGACATTGCTGGAGACAAGTCCCGAATGACTTCCGCATCTGTATTAAAAGATTGTTGGATCCAAGCTTCCAAAGAGGGAGGTGTTGATATTGTTGACAATGGTGTGGAAGACTTCCGTAGCTCATTGGATGATCAATCAGTTCACTCCGTAGTCAAACCAGAATGCAAAACTATATTAGCAACCGAGAGATCGTTAATGACCTCCATGAGGGTTGGAAATCAGATTCTCCAAGCAAGAATGGGGGATCAACCAGGTATTATTGTAGTTACTGGATCTTTGCACATTGTCTCATCAGTTTTACGTTTCATTCAACAATAA
- the LOC131300741 gene encoding dihydrofolate synthetase isoform X2 has protein sequence MKLNKFLSRLSSICTPRCPPVSATASIASSNLRLYRYFSATSGDDSELKELTDYLNNLKNYEKSGVPRGAGTDSEEGFDLGRMTRLMELLGNPQSNFKSVHIAGTKGKGSTAAFLSNILRAEGYSVGCYTSPHIQTIRERISVGRSGEPVSVKALNSLFQRIKNVLDQAVQFESGRLSHFEVFTAIAFRLFAQEKVDIAVIEAGLGGARDATNVISSSDLAVAIITTVGAEHLDALGGSLESIAIAKSGIIKHGRPVVLGGPFLPHIEHILRDQASSLSSTVLSACDPGNKSAIRGFSKLYGKPCQSCDIVIQIEKDFQLFIELFDVRLSMLGSHQLQNAATATCASLCLRDQGLKVSDGSIRSGLEHTCLLGRSQFLTSEEAEALGLHGATILLDGAHTKESARALADTIEMTFPKAKLVLVVAMASDKDHSGFARELLSARKLEAVFLTEVDIAGDKSRMTSASVLKDCWIQASKEGGVDIVDNGVEDFRSSLDDQSVHSVVKPECKTILATERSLMTSMRVGNQILQARMGDQPGS, from the exons ATGAAATTGAACAAATTTCTCAGTCGACTCTCCTCCATCTGCACTCCCAGGTGCCCTCCGGTTTCCGCAACTGCTTCAATCGCTAGCAGCAATCTAAGACTGTACCGATACTTCAGCGCAACCTCCGGCGACGACTCAGAACTGAAGGAGTTGACGGATTACTTGAACAATTTGAAAAACTATGAGAAATCCGGCGTCCCCAGAGGCGCGGGAACAGATTCCGAGGAAGGGTTCGATCTCGGAAGGATGACAAGGTTAATGGAATTACTCGGAAACCCTCAATCCAACTTCAAG TCCGTTCACATTGCTGGCACTAAAGGAAAAGGATCAACTGCTGCATTCCTCTCCAACATTTTACGAGCTGAAGGTTATTCTGTTGGCTGCTATACAAG CCCACATATTCAGACCATCAGAGAACGCATATCAGTTGGAAGATCTGGTGAGCCAGTATCAGTGAAGGCATTGAATTCACTGTTTCAAAGGATTAAAAATGTTCTTGACCAGGCTGTGCAATTTGAAAGTGGACGTCTCAGTCATTTTGAG GTTTTCACTGCAATAGCATTCAGGTTATTTGCTCAAGAGAAAGTAGATATTGCAGTTATTGAG GCTGGATTGGGTGGAGCACGGGATGCAACAAATGTTATCTCTAGTTCTGATCTTGCTGTTGCAATCATAACAACAGTTGGTGCCGAACATCTGGATGCACTTGGGGGTTCTTTGGAAAGCATTGCAATAGCAAAATCAGGAATAATCAAACATGGCCGTCCA GTGGTTCTAGGAGGACCGTTCCTTCCACATATTGAGCATATTCTTCGTGACCAGGCATCCTCATTGTCTTCAACTGTACTATCTGCATGTGATCCTGGGAATAAAAGTGCTATAAGAGGGTTTAGCAAGTTATATGGTAAGCCTTGCCAATCCTGTGACATAGTGATTCAAATTGAGAAGGATTTTCAACTG TTCATCGAGCTGTTTGATGTGAGACTCTCAATGCTTGGATCTCACCAACTTCAAAATGCTGCAACTGCCACTTGTGCATCTCTCTGCCTTCGTGATCAAG GTTTGAAAGTTTCAGATGGATCCATTCGCTCCGGTTTGGAGCACACATGTTTGCTTGGGAGAAGTCAGTTTTTAACATCTGAGGAAGCTGAGGCACTAGGACTGCATGGAGCCACTATATTGCTTGATGGAG CACATACCAAGGAATCTGCGAGAGCTTTGGCAGATACAATTGAGATGACGTTTCCAAAGGCAAAATTGGTTCTTGTGGTTGCAATGGCAAGTGACAAAGATCATTCAGGCTTTGCCAGAGAACTACTTTCAG CTAGAAAACTGGAGGCTGTATTTCTGACAGAAGTCGACATTGCTGGAGACAAGTCCCGAATGACTTCCGCATCTGTATTAAAAGATTGTTGGATCCAAGCTTCCAAAGAGGGAGGTGTTGATATTGTTGACAATGGTGTGGAAGACTTCCGTAGCTCATTGGATGATCAATCAGTTCACTCCGTAGTCAAACCAGAATGCAAAACTATATTAGCAACCGAGAGATCGTTAATGACCTCCATGAGGGTTGGAAATCAGATTCTCCAAGCAAGAATGGGGGATCAACCAG GAAGTTAA
- the LOC131300741 gene encoding dihydrofolate synthetase isoform X3 has translation MKLNKFLSRLSSICTPRCPPVSATASIASSNLRLYRYFSATSGDDSELKELTDYLNNLKNYEKSGVPRGAGTDSEEGFDLGRMTRLMELLGNPQSNFKSVHIAGTKGKGSTAAFLSNILRAEGYSVGCYTSPHIQTIRERISVGRSGEPVSVKALNSLFQRIKNVLDQAVQFESGRLSHFEVFTAIAFRLFAQEKVDIAVIEAGLGGARDATNVISSSDLAVAIITTVGAEHLDALGGSLESIAIAKSGIIKHGRPVVLGGPFLPHIEHILRDQASSLSSTVLSACDPGNKSAIRGFSKLYGKPCQSCDIVIQIEKDFQLFIELFDVRLSMLGSHQLQNAATATCASLCLRDQGLKVSDGSIRSGLEHTCLLGRSQFLTSEEAEALGLHGATILLDGAHTKESARALADTIEMTFPKAKLVLVVAMASDKDHSGFARELLSARKLEAVFLTEVDIAGDKSRMTSASVLKDCWIQASKEGGVDIVDNGVEDFRSSLDDQSVHSVVKPECKTILATERSLMTSMRVGNQILQARMGDQPGF, from the exons ATGAAATTGAACAAATTTCTCAGTCGACTCTCCTCCATCTGCACTCCCAGGTGCCCTCCGGTTTCCGCAACTGCTTCAATCGCTAGCAGCAATCTAAGACTGTACCGATACTTCAGCGCAACCTCCGGCGACGACTCAGAACTGAAGGAGTTGACGGATTACTTGAACAATTTGAAAAACTATGAGAAATCCGGCGTCCCCAGAGGCGCGGGAACAGATTCCGAGGAAGGGTTCGATCTCGGAAGGATGACAAGGTTAATGGAATTACTCGGAAACCCTCAATCCAACTTCAAG TCCGTTCACATTGCTGGCACTAAAGGAAAAGGATCAACTGCTGCATTCCTCTCCAACATTTTACGAGCTGAAGGTTATTCTGTTGGCTGCTATACAAG CCCACATATTCAGACCATCAGAGAACGCATATCAGTTGGAAGATCTGGTGAGCCAGTATCAGTGAAGGCATTGAATTCACTGTTTCAAAGGATTAAAAATGTTCTTGACCAGGCTGTGCAATTTGAAAGTGGACGTCTCAGTCATTTTGAG GTTTTCACTGCAATAGCATTCAGGTTATTTGCTCAAGAGAAAGTAGATATTGCAGTTATTGAG GCTGGATTGGGTGGAGCACGGGATGCAACAAATGTTATCTCTAGTTCTGATCTTGCTGTTGCAATCATAACAACAGTTGGTGCCGAACATCTGGATGCACTTGGGGGTTCTTTGGAAAGCATTGCAATAGCAAAATCAGGAATAATCAAACATGGCCGTCCA GTGGTTCTAGGAGGACCGTTCCTTCCACATATTGAGCATATTCTTCGTGACCAGGCATCCTCATTGTCTTCAACTGTACTATCTGCATGTGATCCTGGGAATAAAAGTGCTATAAGAGGGTTTAGCAAGTTATATGGTAAGCCTTGCCAATCCTGTGACATAGTGATTCAAATTGAGAAGGATTTTCAACTG TTCATCGAGCTGTTTGATGTGAGACTCTCAATGCTTGGATCTCACCAACTTCAAAATGCTGCAACTGCCACTTGTGCATCTCTCTGCCTTCGTGATCAAG GTTTGAAAGTTTCAGATGGATCCATTCGCTCCGGTTTGGAGCACACATGTTTGCTTGGGAGAAGTCAGTTTTTAACATCTGAGGAAGCTGAGGCACTAGGACTGCATGGAGCCACTATATTGCTTGATGGAG CACATACCAAGGAATCTGCGAGAGCTTTGGCAGATACAATTGAGATGACGTTTCCAAAGGCAAAATTGGTTCTTGTGGTTGCAATGGCAAGTGACAAAGATCATTCAGGCTTTGCCAGAGAACTACTTTCAG CTAGAAAACTGGAGGCTGTATTTCTGACAGAAGTCGACATTGCTGGAGACAAGTCCCGAATGACTTCCGCATCTGTATTAAAAGATTGTTGGATCCAAGCTTCCAAAGAGGGAGGTGTTGATATTGTTGACAATGGTGTGGAAGACTTCCGTAGCTCATTGGATGATCAATCAGTTCACTCCGTAGTCAAACCAGAATGCAAAACTATATTAGCAACCGAGAGATCGTTAATGACCTCCATGAGGGTTGGAAATCAGATTCTCCAAGCAAGAATGGGGGATCAACCAG GATTCTGA
- the LOC131300742 gene encoding transcription factor SPEECHLESS, which translates to MGVSDSLSDHFFEESELEDIFSILENLEHVEEFPPLDPENGMGSKESRTGGGLVSQKSTCSSAGNLQLEFEAEVELAAVNYLPKSNKRQKLSTAATSTDEEIPQGEGQLNKISHITVERNRRKQMNEHLTVLRSLMPCFYVKRGDQASIIGGVVDYINELQQVLQSLEAKKQRKVYSEVLSPRLIPSPRPSPLSPRKPPLSPRVPPNLPISPRTPQPSSPYMPRLMQHLSPLPSPCSSSSSAPSLVVVDNATTNELVANSKSAIADVEVKFSGPNLLLKTISPRIPGQATKIMSTIEELSLEILHVSISTIDETMLNSFTIKIGIECQLSAEELAHQIQQTFC; encoded by the exons ATGGGTGTTAGCGACAGCTTATCTGATCACTTTTTTGAAGAGTCCGAACTGGAagacatttttagcattcttgAAAATCTAGAGCACGTGGAAGAGTTTCCGCCGTTGGATCCCGAAAATGGAATGGGTTCGAAGGAGAGCAGGACCGGAGGAGGGTTAGTTTCACAAAAATCAACCTGTTCAAGTGCTGGTAATTTGCAACTAGAGTTTGAAGCCGAGGTTGAACTAGCTGCTGTTAATTATTTACCAAAGAGCAACAAGAGACAGAAGCTCAGTACCGCAGCTACGAGTACCGACGAAGAAATCCCACAAGGAGAAGGGCAACTGAATAAGATTTCACACATAACGGTGGAGCGAAACCGTAGGAAGCAGATGAACGAGCATTTGACGGTGTTGCGCTCTCTCATGCCTTGCTTCTATGTCAAAAGA GGAGACCAAGCATCAATAATAGGAGGTGTGGTGGACTACATCAATGAGTTGCAGCAAGTTCTACAGTCACTTGAGGCCAAGAAGCAAAGGAAAGTTTACAGTGAAGTTCTTAGCCCTAGGCTGATCCCAAGTCCAAGACCCTCACCGCTTAGCCCAAGAAAACCACCTCTAAGCCCAAGAGTACCACCAAACCTACCCATAAGCCCAAGAACACCTCAACCAAGCAGCCCTTACATGCCCAGATTAATGCAGCACCTGTCTCCATTGCCATctccttgttcttcttcttcttcggcCCCTTCCTTGGTCGTCGTCGACAATGCTACTACTAATGAGCTTGTTGCTAACTCAAAATCAGCCATTGCTGATGTGGAGGTGAAGTTTTCTGGCCCAAATTTGCTTCTGAAAACAATATCTCCTCGGATTCCGGGACAAGCTACTAAGATAATGTCGACCATCGAAGAGCTCTCGCTTGAAATCCTTCATGTGAGCATCAGCACCATTGATGAAACCATGCTTAATTCTTTCACCATCAAG ATTGGAATTGAGTGCCAGCTCAGCGCCGAGGAACTCGCTCACCAAATTCAGCAAACATTCTGCTAA